The Faecalibacterium sp. I3-3-89 sequence CTATCGCGTTGCCTCCCGGCTTCAGGCAATAGCAGATGCGGGCGTCAACTCGTACACATGATCGAACTGAGCTTTGCGCTTATCACCAAAACATTCTGGTTGCCACAGCAATCAGGTTTCAGGGCAGAAGACATCTAAAGATGCTGAACTTCTGGATCGATCATACCGTCTTTTTTGAACGGCTTCATTCTAACTGGGGTTGAGGACGGTTAAGAGCCGCAGTACATTTTCCAATTTTCCCGTCGGGCCAGAATACAAGACGATTTGGACGGGAGACACAGTACATTTGATTATAACGCAGCATCCCGATTTTATCCAGATATGCAATATGCTTCGCAACCAACACCTCTTGAGTATCCTGGTGAAGGGGTGACAGATCGTGGGAGCCTTTGCCGCCCCAGTCACCAACTGCACAAACAAGTACATCGAAGCGTTTATCCTGTCCAAACAAACGGTAAAGGTAATCGTACCAACTGTAGTCCTCATCGCCGGCCAGAAGATTACGGCGTAGCGTGATATGGAAGGAGTACTCTTCCGGGGGCAACTTGGAAAGAGCGACCAGATTGTCAATGATGGTCCGCAGGGTTCCTTTGCCAGATACATGGGGCCGAGTCTTGTCATGGTTCCAACCATCAAGTGTAATTTGGTAGCTGGTAATTCCTGCCTGACAAAACTGACGGAACAGCTTTTCGTCCAGCAGATAACCATTGGTGGTCATCTTGGCAGTATACTGAAAGCCATGCTGTTTCTGCAAGTTCTGAATCATTTCAGAGACTTCCAATACAGTGTCTTTGCAAAGGATCGGTTCGCCTCCAAGCCATGCAAGCACAACCTGCTTATGCCGTGGGGCCTGCGCAGTGATATACTCTTCGATCTGATCCAGTGTGTCACGGGTCATACTGGCTGCCGGGTGGTTTTTGTGGCAGTATGAACACTGAAAATTACACCCTTCAGTAGGAATCAGTGTGGCCATGAAGACATCCCAATTGAATTTTTGAGGTAATATTGGCTTGGGTTGAATACAACTGAAATTTTCTCCTAGGCAATCGGAGATGTATCCAGACATCATATATAAGCCCTCTTGATATTGTAGACTAAAATTAGTTGCCGTTCTTTTTTTCTTGAAGTGAAAGCAACCATGCGCTCTTCACAGAAAGACAGATGCCAATTCCAACTACGGTCATAAAAGCACCGAGGATGACAAAACAAGCCGTTGACCCGGCGCTCACCAGTAGTGATGAGCCAAACAGATAAAAAATTTCAGTAACATTGACGCCCATGTTGAAGACGGAAAGCAGCTCGGCGCGATTGTCTTCCCTGCCGGCAGCATCTACAATGCTGTTTTGGACTTCTCCCAGCAGATAGGATGGAATATCCAAAAAAAGCGGAAGGATCAGCATAAATAGGATAGTCCAAACCGGCACATTGACCAAGCCCAACACACCAAGGGCTATTCCACTCAGAATGAAAAACAGTGCCATCATTTGATTATAGTGTTCAGGCTTGGTACGGGCGAGAATCCGTTCGGACAGCAACTGAATTGCAGAATAACCCATAATAATTGCGGCGAGCCAGGTTTCATTGATCCCGCACAACTGCAGCTTCTCCGCATAGAAGAAATTGATCAGAATGCGGCCAATGTTCAAAGCTGCCAAAATCATTAGAAGCATCCATATCTTTTTCTGCTGAAACAACTGCGGATAGGGAATGTTTTTCTTTTGGCGCGTTTCACTTCTGGGCTGCACTGTTTCCTTGGGGATTTTTAAAGAGGTAAAGACAGCAACAAGGTTTGCGGCAATCGTTGCCAGAAGCAGACCCTTGATGCCAATCAGCGTGTACAGGACCGCATAAGCTAGGGTACTGGCAAAAAATCCGACAGTTCCATAATTGGCGACATGTGCAGATTTTTCAGCGTAATGTTCCTTTGAAAACATAATATAAATATAGCCGCTCTGCGTCCCAGAAGAAAAGGAAGCCGCTGTGCCTTCGAGGATAGCCTGTAAAATAAACAGACTATAATTGCAGCTTACATGAGCCAGCAAGAGGCAGGTTCTCGAAATGAGCAGCGCGATCTGGTATAGTACCAACGTGGATTTATAGCCAATGCGATCGGTCAGCTTTCCGAGAGGAATCTCTGTGAGGAGGACCATAGTAGCCATAATTGCTTGCAAAATGAAGAATTGGCTGAGAGAGATTCCTGCAGTGGTTCGTACCAGTAGAGAGACTGGGGAGAAAAACACCAGCCCATTGAGCAGAGAGGTAAGGTCAAGTGCATCTGTTTTCAGCTTTGCGTTCATTTTGATTCACCTCGTTATATTTGGATTTAATATAAGGAATAAACAGTGTTTTCATGAAGTGAGAAAAAACTTCTTCTTCATATGTACAGCACTTTTTGAAATCGATTTGGTGGGACAGCTGACATCCGCCACCGCAGAAGCCACCGATTTTACAATCCTTACACTCCGCATAAGAATTGCAGGTTACAGCGACGGGCCGATAATTTGTTAAATTTTCATAGGAAAAATCAAAAAGGCTGTACCTAGATCTACCAACTGTGCAAGTACAACGATATGTTTTCAGATTCATATCAACATAAAAAACATTACTGGATGACGAAGTGCTCCAACAATAACTATGTGTTTGTTTATGCTCCCGCAAATTCAACTTTAGGCCCATTTTGTCGGCAAAGTTATAGCAGGTCTTTAAAAATGCCGCGTGAACATTGTCCGGGAGAGGCTTGCTTTGAAGCTCAGCGAGAATCTCACTTTCCATCATGATGTCAGGGAAATTTGTTTCATACAAACGATCATCTACTCGACCAATAGTCCACGCAAAGTTTTTATCCTGCAAAAGCTGTAACTTCTTCAAGTCATCCAGTGTATTCCAGATTTCTTTATGATTGTGCCTATCGATATTGGTTCCTAAGTCCACATGGATGCCGTAATGCAGAAGTGTCTTAATACAGCACAGGAGTTTGAAAGTTTCATTTGTATTGTTCCGGCTCGGATCAAGATCGTATCGCGTCATATAATTTAACGCCATACTGTCGATTGTGGGATAAATACCGCTGATGAAGCGACGATTGATGATAAATTTCTTCAAATAATACGAAAGGAAACTTCCGTTTGTGGTGATATGAACAGTGGTTTTGTGCTCTTTGCAAAATTGGAGAATTTTATCAATTACTTTCTCATTCTCGATCAGCAAGGGTTCGCCACCAAATAAACCCAGTCGAACGGTCTTGTTCGGATTTGCTTCCATATACTGTGCAATGATACTTAAAATTTTATCCAGAGTTTCATCACTGATAAGTTTCTTTTCCAAGGTTTTATCGTTTTGCTGATAGCAGTAAGTACAGTGCATGTTGCATTTATACGTAATTGTTAAGATGAAAGTGACTTCTTCGCTTGACTTGTTTGAGTCGGTTTCATCGCTATCCAGCATTTTGTGGTATACTTCTTCGCTCACACCATGGTGGAGGAGATCTTTTGAGATGAGGAAACATCTATTGCTGTACGTATCAACAATAACACATTTTTCGGAATCAACATCTTCTAAATATTTATTTCCAAGGACCTGTGTCAGATCAAAATTCCCCTGTGCGTCTTTGGTTTCCACAAGCGTTCCGTTTTTCAATTCATAAAACATGGTTCCATTATACAGAAAAATCCCAAGAAGCAAACATTTGCTCCTTGGGAAACCGTCACTGATCAGTAGAGGCGGTGCCCGTTGTCATCATCGCAGCTAACGATAACAACCGCGTCGTTTGCCTTCATCTCTTCCAGCTCTTCATTGGAAAAAGTTACGGTATACATTTTCTGTTTCTCCTTTCTTTTTTCAGCTCTGGATGTTTGGTTCATCGCTGTGACTATATTGTAGCAGCACGACGCACTTCTGAACATATCGTACCAAGTTACTTTCAAATAACACAAAACGATAAGTTGGATTCCAATGAACTTATTCCTTTTTGATTTCCAGCTATCAACGACTGGAAAATTAGCTTGATATCCTTTATAATTATAAGAACTCTTTATTCAATCTGGGGTGGTTTCAATGAAAAATGTTTTTCTTGGAGAATATATCAAACAGCGGCGGCTGGATCTGGGCCTGACCCAGGAGCAGCTTTGCGATGGAATCTGTGAACCGATGACCCTTTCCCGACTGGAAAATGGCAAACAGACTCCCAGCCGCAATCGGATCAATGCCCTTTTGCAGCGGCTGGGCCTGCCGGATGACCGCTATTTTGCACTGTTGAGTAAAAATGAGCTGGAAATGGAAGCCCTTCAAAAGGAGATTGTTGCATGCAATGCTAATCATCGCGTGGAGGAAGGCTTTGAAACCTTAAAAAAATTTGAGCAGATTGCAGACCATGACGATCAAATCGCGCAGCAGTTTATCTTACGCTCTAAGGTGTTGTTGGGGCGTTTGGATCAACGATATACACCACAAGAACAGATTGACCTGTTGATGCAAGCAATTCGGCTGACGGTTCCCCGCTTTAATTTGGATGAGATTGAGAGGTTTTTTTATTCGACAGACGAAATCAAGATCATCAATCAAATTGGAATTGCATACTCCGATGATGGACAAAATAAAAAAGCAGCTGATATCTATTACCAGCTGCTGAAATATGTCCGAAAGCATTTTGAAGAAACAATCACTTCGGTTGGTATCTTACCGATGGTTTATTTTAATTATGCCCGTGTTCTGGATTTGTGCGGTCGCTACGAGGATAGCGCAGAATGTGCAGAAGAAGGCAGGAAGGCTTGCCTCAAATATGGGCACTATCAATATTTACCACATTGTCTTGAAATCCAAGCTGAATGCGCTCATTTCATGGGAGATGACAAAAAAAGCGCGGATCTCTATCGTAAATGCTATTATCTGTGCCAGGTCATCGAATACCAGGAAGGATTGGAAATTACCAAAAAGGAAGCAAAAGAATATCTGGGCATGGAATTTGAAACTTAAAGAGCTTCACCGCCCCCCGGAAACGCGTCATATAACTGCATACCCGATTCGTCCGGGTCTTCGGGCTGTTCTGTTTCGGTCACGCCAGTCTGAGGCGTGGGCAAGTCTTCAGGTTCAGCGGCAAAGCAGGGGACAGCCAGCAGACTGGTGGCCAGAACAATAGAAGTAATCAGAGTAAAAAGACGTTTCATAATTTATTTTCCTTTCGTTTTATGTTGTTTTGGTGTTGGCAAAAGGATACCACTACAAGGCAGTACAGACCATATCGTGTCGTGTTGCTTTTTTCTAACATAAAACGATGGGTTTTCCTGAGAATAAGATCAGATGCTTTCCAATCGGCTTGTGATGCAGCAAGTACTAAAATAAGAGGATGGCCACCCAAAACAATGCCGTCAAGTCATTTGTGTGTGAATTGCTTCCGAGTTTCTAAAATTGTCCTGCACGGTTTCTGCACGGAATCTGCACGGTTTCACCCTGTACAATGGTTGACAACAGGTGCAAAATTTACCAGTGGACGTGAAACATGAATTCGGATAAATTACTTATTATCGATAAAATTTTATGTTTTACGGCAGGCGGCATAATGGAGGAATTACCCCTGACTTGCGCTACGAATCAGTAGGCCGGGGGTTCGAGTCCCTTCCATCGCACCAAAAAATGCCGTGAAATCGAAAGATTTCATGGCTTTTTTGTTTTTCTGGCAGAGTCTGCACACTTTTGCACATCTCCTGCACACTTTACAAAAAAGCCATGAACTCTTTGCATCGCTTGCACAGCGTGTATTTCGCTGCACAAAAATTAAGCTTGTCGGGGCGAGGCCCCTCCATCTTGCTTACGCAAGACCGCTTTGTTGCTTAAAAGCCCCACTGGGGCTTTCATTGCTTCGCAAACGCAAATTTTTACGCGAAGAGTACCCGCGTCAGCTCGCGGCGCTCCTCTGCGTCCATCTGCCGGATGGCTTCAAGGATCATTTTACCCGTGATTTTTGTTGCCACCGGCGTTTTGTTTTCCGGGGGTTCCTGCGGCTTTGCACCTGCTACGTCCTGCGTGTAGAAGTCGGCTTCGATCTTCTCGGTCAACTCCAACCGGGGCTTGTCCTGCGTGTGAGCGTAGGTGTCCATCAGGACGGTGGCGGTTGCATGGCCAGTGTTGCCCTGCACCGATTTGAAGTCACCGCCAGATTGCAGCAGCTGGTAGGTGGCACTGGAGTGGCGCAGACCGTGGAACACGATCTTCTCAAACTCCGGGTGCTCTGCCCTCCACATACGGTACCACTTGGTCAGAACGTCCGGGGCAATGGGTAAGCCGTCTGGTAAGCGGAACAGCTGACCGCAGTTGCTGTATTTTTCCGGGGCATTCTGTTCGTCCTGCTTCATCTTTTCCAACCATGCCAGAAGCTCCTCTTTCAAGGGCTTGGTCATGTACAGGATGCGGTTGGACTTTTTGGTCTTGGTCCGCTTGAGGATCAGCGAGGACTTACTCCCCTCCCGTCTGTCCGGGAAGGTGTGGTAGATCTGGGTGGGGTCGATCTTGGACAAGGCGACCTTGTCGGCACGCTGCAGGGCCTTGTTCACCGTGATAGTTCCGCGCCCATCGGCGGCATCGAAGTTGAGGTCTCCCGGCTGTAAGCCGAGGATCTCGCCCTCACGGAGCGAGAGGATCATGCTCATGTGCACCGCCAGATGCAGGGCGGGGTTCTCGATGGTCTGCAGCGCCGCCAACATGGTGCGCTCATCCCAGATGGTGCGTTCTTCGGTGTTGATCTTGGGGGCTTCACGGGGAGTAGGCGACTTGTGGATCAGATCCCAGTCAACGGCATACGAAAAGGCAGTCTTCAGGAGCGTGTGGACTTCGTGAATGGACGTGCTGGATAACAGCCGTTTCTTCTGATTTTCCGTCAGCTCCTGCTTCTCGCCGTGAACGTACTGGCCGCAGGGGGTCTGGCTCAGGGTGGCGTAGAACTGCTCAATGTCATAGGTGCGGAGGTCTTGCACCTTCCGCTTTCCGATATACGGCACGATGAGGTTCTGCACCATCGCCACAGATTGGGTGTAGGTCTTGGGAGACCACTTGTGTTTGCTGGACTGAATGGGAATCCACTTGTACAGCATCTCCTCGACCGTCATGGTGTCGGGCACGAGGAAGGTGCCGTCCAGCAGTTCCTTCTCCACCGTGATCTTGCGCTCCTGCGCTTCGGCCTTGGTCTTGAAGGTTTCCCAGCCCTTGCAGGGCTTGCCAGCATGATCTTTGTAGTTGTATCGGACGGAATACGTGTTGCCACGTTTCATAATAGATGCCATAGATGTTCCCTCCCTCAGACCGCAGCAAACCAATCATCGAAGCTCTGCTTGCTTACCCGGATGCTGGTACCAAGGCGGATCACCTTGAAATCTTTCGTGGTGTTGCACAGATTGTACGCAGCACGGTTGGAGATCGCCAACAGTTGGGCAATCTC is a genomic window containing:
- a CDS encoding radical SAM protein, producing the protein MMSGYISDCLGENFSCIQPKPILPQKFNWDVFMATLIPTEGCNFQCSYCHKNHPAASMTRDTLDQIEEYITAQAPRHKQVVLAWLGGEPILCKDTVLEVSEMIQNLQKQHGFQYTAKMTTNGYLLDEKLFRQFCQAGITSYQITLDGWNHDKTRPHVSGKGTLRTIIDNLVALSKLPPEEYSFHITLRRNLLAGDEDYSWYDYLYRLFGQDKRFDVLVCAVGDWGGKGSHDLSPLHQDTQEVLVAKHIAYLDKIGMLRYNQMYCVSRPNRLVFWPDGKIGKCTAALNRPQPQLE
- a CDS encoding MFS transporter yields the protein MNAKLKTDALDLTSLLNGLVFFSPVSLLVRTTAGISLSQFFILQAIMATMVLLTEIPLGKLTDRIGYKSTLVLYQIALLISRTCLLLAHVSCNYSLFILQAILEGTAASFSSGTQSGYIYIMFSKEHYAEKSAHVANYGTVGFFASTLAYAVLYTLIGIKGLLLATIAANLVAVFTSLKIPKETVQPRSETRQKKNIPYPQLFQQKKIWMLLMILAALNIGRILINFFYAEKLQLCGINETWLAAIIMGYSAIQLLSERILARTKPEHYNQMMALFFILSGIALGVLGLVNVPVWTILFMLILPLFLDIPSYLLGEVQNSIVDAAGREDNRAELLSVFNMGVNVTEIFYLFGSSLLVSAGSTACFVILGAFMTVVGIGICLSVKSAWLLSLQEKKNGN
- a CDS encoding radical SAM protein — translated: MLLGIFLYNGTMFYELKNGTLVETKDAQGNFDLTQVLGNKYLEDVDSEKCVIVDTYSNRCFLISKDLLHHGVSEEVYHKMLDSDETDSNKSSEEVTFILTITYKCNMHCTYCYQQNDKTLEKKLISDETLDKILSIIAQYMEANPNKTVRLGLFGGEPLLIENEKVIDKILQFCKEHKTTVHITTNGSFLSYYLKKFIINRRFISGIYPTIDSMALNYMTRYDLDPSRNNTNETFKLLCCIKTLLHYGIHVDLGTNIDRHNHKEIWNTLDDLKKLQLLQDKNFAWTIGRVDDRLYETNFPDIMMESEILAELQSKPLPDNVHAAFLKTCYNFADKMGLKLNLREHKQTHSYCWSTSSSSNVFYVDMNLKTYRCTCTVGRSRYSLFDFSYENLTNYRPVAVTCNSYAECKDCKIGGFCGGGCQLSHQIDFKKCCTYEEEVFSHFMKTLFIPYIKSKYNEVNQNERKAENRCT
- a CDS encoding helix-turn-helix domain-containing protein, encoding MKNVFLGEYIKQRRLDLGLTQEQLCDGICEPMTLSRLENGKQTPSRNRINALLQRLGLPDDRYFALLSKNELEMEALQKEIVACNANHRVEEGFETLKKFEQIADHDDQIAQQFILRSKVLLGRLDQRYTPQEQIDLLMQAIRLTVPRFNLDEIERFFYSTDEIKIINQIGIAYSDDGQNKKAADIYYQLLKYVRKHFEETITSVGILPMVYFNYARVLDLCGRYEDSAECAEEGRKACLKYGHYQYLPHCLEIQAECAHFMGDDKKSADLYRKCYYLCQVIEYQEGLEITKKEAKEYLGMEFET
- a CDS encoding site-specific integrase, which produces MASIMKRGNTYSVRYNYKDHAGKPCKGWETFKTKAEAQERKITVEKELLDGTFLVPDTMTVEEMLYKWIPIQSSKHKWSPKTYTQSVAMVQNLIVPYIGKRKVQDLRTYDIEQFYATLSQTPCGQYVHGEKQELTENQKKRLLSSTSIHEVHTLLKTAFSYAVDWDLIHKSPTPREAPKINTEERTIWDERTMLAALQTIENPALHLAVHMSMILSLREGEILGLQPGDLNFDAADGRGTITVNKALQRADKVALSKIDPTQIYHTFPDRREGSKSSLILKRTKTKKSNRILYMTKPLKEELLAWLEKMKQDEQNAPEKYSNCGQLFRLPDGLPIAPDVLTKWYRMWRAEHPEFEKIVFHGLRHSSATYQLLQSGGDFKSVQGNTGHATATVLMDTYAHTQDKPRLELTEKIEADFYTQDVAGAKPQEPPENKTPVATKITGKMILEAIRQMDAEERRELTRVLFA